A window of the Desulforapulum autotrophicum HRM2 genome harbors these coding sequences:
- a CDS encoding SDR family oxidoreductase yields MEILEPEIKQEEILILNDNNFKPANVCIVTGVGSGIGRATAIAAGANQLTVVGLDVMEENGEETCQLVKEMGGNMQFIRADLTRDSDMEAAVTKAATLGNIKYLANIAGIQHIDSIENFPMERYDYMQRLMVRAPMFMAQKTIPHMKKTSDGTGAVGNMASIHAHICTLNKASYNIAKFGLRALAQSISAEGKGKIRGFSVSTGFVKTGLALKQVAAQAQQLGITEQEVVTDIMMGFSRKKEMMSPIDVGNLFVFGFSRFSNYLIGGDLLFDGGTVPTYAND; encoded by the coding sequence ATGGAAATCTTGGAACCTGAAATAAAACAAGAAGAGATATTAATCCTCAACGACAACAACTTCAAGCCAGCCAATGTCTGCATTGTAACCGGTGTCGGCAGCGGAATCGGAAGGGCTACCGCCATTGCCGCTGGGGCAAACCAGTTAACGGTTGTGGGGCTTGATGTCATGGAAGAAAATGGAGAGGAGACCTGTCAGCTCGTTAAAGAAATGGGTGGCAACATGCAGTTCATCAGGGCTGACCTTACCCGGGACAGCGATATGGAAGCGGCTGTAACCAAGGCGGCAACCCTGGGAAACATCAAGTACCTGGCAAACATAGCAGGGATTCAGCACATTGATTCCATCGAGAACTTTCCCATGGAAAGATATGATTACATGCAAAGGCTCATGGTCAGGGCACCAATGTTTATGGCCCAAAAAACCATCCCCCACATGAAAAAGACCAGTGACGGTACAGGGGCTGTCGGGAACATGGCCTCCATCCACGCCCATATCTGCACCCTTAACAAGGCGTCCTACAACATCGCCAAATTTGGACTCAGGGCCCTGGCCCAGTCCATTTCAGCCGAAGGGAAAGGCAAAATCCGGGGATTTTCAGTGAGTACAGGTTTTGTAAAAACAGGTCTTGCATTAAAACAGGTGGCAGCCCAGGCGCAACAGCTCGGGATCACAGAACAAGAGGTGGTGACCGATATCATGATGGGATTTTCAAGGAAAAAAGAGATGATGTCTCCCATTGACGTCGGCAACCTGTTTGTCTTTGGTTTTTCAAGATTTTCAAACTATCTTATCGGCGGAGACCTTCTCTTTGACGGTGGTACGGTACCCACCTATGCCAATGATTGA
- the larC gene encoding nickel pincer cofactor biosynthesis protein LarC — MIAYFDLISGISGDMTLGALVDLGVPVPWLKTRLSALPLNGFDIRTKAVWQNGIRGVDLFVDADTHVHSKDYKGIRQLIADAPLSDRVKAQSLEAFEKIGVAESKIHGADLETVHFHEVGGIDAIVDIVGSFLCVEYLEINAVHASVVPLGHGWVECSHGSIPVPVPATLAILKGVPVRDGGVEMEMVTPTGAAIITTLCDSFGPMPEMTITGIGYGSGKNRPEPGSGPGLPNLLRVVMGASTPPGKETGTISTEKVVVIETSTDDMSPEISGYLMEKLLKKGALDVCHIPVQMKKNRPGTRLEVVCRKDQVDTFVRLILSESSSIGVRFQEVERAVLARREILVSTTFGMLQAKQITRPDASVQITPEYEVCRKIADERGVPLGDVYAQLLLDMNPGRL; from the coding sequence ATGATTGCCTATTTTGATCTTATCTCAGGCATCAGCGGCGACATGACCCTGGGAGCCCTTGTTGATCTTGGGGTTCCTGTTCCCTGGCTAAAAACGAGACTGTCCGCCCTTCCCCTCAATGGTTTTGATATCAGAACCAAAGCCGTGTGGCAGAACGGCATCCGGGGAGTGGACCTCTTTGTGGATGCTGACACCCATGTCCATTCAAAGGATTATAAGGGGATCAGGCAATTGATCGCAGATGCACCGCTTTCAGACAGGGTAAAGGCCCAAAGCCTTGAAGCCTTTGAGAAAATTGGTGTTGCAGAGTCAAAAATTCATGGGGCAGACCTTGAGACGGTCCATTTCCATGAGGTGGGGGGAATAGATGCCATTGTCGATATTGTGGGGTCGTTTCTCTGTGTTGAATACCTTGAAATAAATGCGGTCCATGCATCTGTGGTTCCCCTGGGGCACGGTTGGGTTGAATGCAGCCATGGCAGTATCCCCGTTCCTGTTCCTGCAACCCTTGCCATTCTCAAGGGGGTTCCCGTTCGTGACGGCGGTGTTGAAATGGAAATGGTCACCCCCACCGGTGCCGCCATAATCACCACCCTTTGCGATTCGTTTGGCCCCATGCCCGAAATGACAATTACGGGCATTGGCTACGGTTCTGGAAAGAATCGACCCGAACCTGGATCAGGCCCTGGACTGCCCAATCTTTTGCGCGTGGTCATGGGTGCCTCAACCCCTCCTGGAAAAGAGACCGGGACCATATCCACTGAAAAGGTGGTTGTGATCGAAACCTCAACCGATGACATGAGTCCTGAGATATCCGGTTATCTCATGGAAAAACTTTTAAAAAAAGGTGCCCTTGATGTTTGCCATATTCCCGTTCAGATGAAGAAGAACCGTCCGGGAACAAGGCTTGAGGTGGTGTGCCGAAAAGATCAGGTTGATACCTTTGTGCGGTTGATTTTGAGTGAAAGTTCTTCAATAGGGGTGAGATTTCAAGAAGTTGAAAGGGCGGTTCTGGCAAGGCGTGAAATCCTTGTGAGCACTACCTTTGGAATGCTTCAGGCAAAGCAGATCACCCGACCGGACGCAAGTGTACAAATAACCCCTGAATATGAGGTGTGTCGAAAAATTGCTGATGAGCGGGGAGTCCCACTGGGGGATGTGTATGCGCAACTATTGCTTGACATGAATCCGGGCAGATTATAA
- the recA gene encoding recombinase RecA, which translates to MAELTEKDKAIQTAMGQIERQFGKGSIMKLGAREIQAVPIISTGSLALDKALGVGGFPRGRVIEIYGPESSGKTTLALHAVAEAQRQGGIAAFIDAEHALDVAYARRLGVNCDELLVSQPDTGEQALEIVDMLVRSGAVDIIIVDSVAALVPRAEIEGDMGDSHMGLQARLMSQALRKLTATIGKTHTTLIFINQIRMKIGVVYGNPETTTGGNALKFYASVRIEIRKATAIKDGENILGNRTKVKVVKNKLAPPFKSIEFDLMYGEGISKTGELLDMGVDMGIVDKSGAWYSYDGERIGQGRQNAKVFFTDNPEIFNQIQARVREALGLSSPTPKENGKEKGKAKP; encoded by the coding sequence ATGGCTGAGTTAACAGAAAAAGATAAGGCAATTCAGACGGCAATGGGCCAGATTGAGCGACAGTTCGGCAAGGGCTCGATAATGAAACTTGGCGCCAGGGAAATCCAGGCCGTGCCGATTATCAGCACAGGATCCCTGGCCCTTGACAAGGCACTTGGGGTTGGCGGTTTTCCCAGGGGCAGGGTGATTGAAATTTACGGCCCGGAATCGTCGGGAAAGACCACCCTTGCCCTCCACGCCGTTGCCGAGGCCCAGCGCCAGGGTGGAATTGCCGCATTTATCGATGCGGAACACGCCCTGGATGTGGCCTATGCCCGAAGGCTCGGGGTGAATTGTGATGAACTTCTGGTATCCCAGCCGGATACGGGAGAGCAGGCCCTTGAGATAGTGGACATGCTGGTCAGAAGCGGTGCCGTGGATATTATTATAGTGGATTCCGTTGCGGCCCTGGTACCCCGGGCCGAGATCGAGGGGGATATGGGAGACTCCCACATGGGACTCCAGGCACGCCTCATGTCCCAGGCCCTGAGAAAGCTCACGGCAACCATTGGAAAAACCCACACCACCCTGATCTTCATCAACCAGATTCGAATGAAGATTGGCGTCGTTTACGGAAATCCTGAGACCACCACCGGTGGTAATGCCCTTAAATTTTACGCCTCGGTCCGCATCGAGATTCGAAAAGCCACGGCCATCAAGGACGGTGAAAATATCCTTGGCAACAGAACCAAGGTCAAAGTGGTGAAGAACAAGCTTGCACCGCCTTTTAAGAGTATTGAATTTGACCTCATGTATGGTGAGGGTATTTCAAAGACCGGTGAGCTTCTTGACATGGGCGTAGATATGGGGATCGTTGACAAGAGTGGCGCCTGGTACTCCTATGACGGTGAGAGAATTGGCCAGGGTCGTCAGAATGCCAAGGTGTTTTTCACTGACAACCCCGAGATTTTTAATCAGATCCAGGCACGGGTCAGGGAAGCCCTTGGGCTCTCTTCCCCGACTCCCAAGGAAAATGGCAAAGAAAAAGGCAAAGCAAAGCCCTAA
- the dctP gene encoding TRAP transporter substrate-binding protein DctP, whose translation MKRNTLMFALIIVVGISLAVTANAKVIKWKMTSTWPPSISLIEADQAFVKAVNHLCKGKLQIQFFSGGTLMPSYEVFDAVSNGVIQASGDWPNYWAGKDRVFDSLGSYPMGLTPMDYLLWIYSAKGLDIYQEAYGKFGMYYLVTGITPMECGIRSNKPIKTLADLKGMKIRMSGKTQGHLLKDLEAAQVAMAGQEIYQAMQKGTIDACEFSSPSSDWGMGFAEVTKFWAVPGWHQPASVMGVMINKKAWEELDPELQQTVQYAAKVATLEFLSKQYYDVIEYTDKFIDKGIEINNYPAEDLERVQSLINKHTEEIAKEEPLFKKSMQSQIEFRKKFAKWREMEGPFGFGYNPKTYPDLDK comes from the coding sequence ATGAAACGAAACACATTAATGTTCGCCCTGATTATCGTTGTCGGTATCTCCCTGGCGGTCACGGCAAATGCCAAGGTCATCAAATGGAAGATGACCTCCACCTGGCCACCGTCGATTTCACTTATTGAAGCAGATCAAGCCTTTGTAAAAGCCGTGAACCATCTATGCAAAGGCAAATTACAGATTCAATTTTTTTCAGGCGGCACGCTCATGCCCTCCTATGAAGTGTTTGACGCGGTCAGCAACGGCGTTATCCAGGCCTCGGGAGACTGGCCCAATTACTGGGCAGGAAAAGACAGGGTGTTTGACTCCCTTGGGTCCTATCCCATGGGATTGACCCCAATGGATTATCTGTTGTGGATATACAGTGCCAAAGGGCTCGATATTTACCAGGAAGCCTATGGGAAATTTGGGATGTATTATCTTGTCACCGGCATAACCCCCATGGAGTGTGGTATCAGAAGCAACAAACCCATAAAAACCCTGGCAGATCTAAAGGGAATGAAAATACGAATGTCCGGCAAGACCCAGGGACATCTTTTAAAGGATCTTGAAGCGGCCCAGGTGGCAATGGCAGGCCAGGAAATATACCAGGCCATGCAAAAGGGTACCATTGATGCCTGTGAATTCAGCAGTCCCTCTTCTGACTGGGGAATGGGATTTGCCGAGGTCACCAAATTCTGGGCTGTTCCCGGCTGGCATCAGCCTGCCTCGGTCATGGGGGTAATGATCAATAAAAAAGCGTGGGAAGAACTGGATCCGGAACTCCAGCAAACCGTTCAATATGCCGCCAAGGTGGCCACCTTGGAATTTTTAAGCAAGCAGTATTATGATGTAATCGAATACACGGACAAATTTATCGATAAGGGCATTGAAATCAACAACTATCCTGCCGAAGACCTTGAACGGGTTCAGTCCCTAATCAACAAACATACCGAAGAAATTGCAAAGGAAGAACCCCTGTTTAAGAAATCAATGCAGTCCCAGATAGAATTCAGAAAAAAATTTGCAAAATGGCGCGAAATGGAAGGACCGTTTGGGTTTGGGTACAACCCAAAGACCTATCCTGACCTGGACAAATAG
- a CDS encoding phosphatidylglycerophosphatase A family protein, with protein MNFKDKLILAAALGGGLGRIPLAPGTFGTLAAIPFIFVFERLAQGWATLGVVTLMVVSIWICDSAEAMIGSKDPGCIVLDEVAGYTVAMAGMPVTLSTLVAGFFIFRFFDIVKPVPVRNFERRFAGGPGIVLDDIVAGLLSAVVLRMLF; from the coding sequence ATGAATTTTAAAGATAAGTTGATCCTGGCCGCAGCCTTGGGAGGGGGGCTTGGGCGGATACCCCTGGCTCCTGGCACCTTTGGCACCCTGGCGGCAATTCCGTTTATATTTGTGTTTGAAAGACTTGCCCAGGGATGGGCAACCCTTGGGGTGGTGACCCTCATGGTTGTTTCCATCTGGATCTGTGACAGTGCCGAGGCCATGATCGGTTCAAAGGATCCAGGGTGCATTGTCCTTGACGAGGTGGCCGGTTACACGGTTGCCATGGCAGGCATGCCCGTTACCCTTTCCACCCTGGTGGCAGGATTTTTTATTTTCAGGTTTTTTGATATTGTAAAACCTGTGCCCGTTAGAAATTTTGAACGGCGTTTTGCAGGTGGTCCGGGAATTGTTCTTGATGATATTGTGGCGGGCCTCTTGAGTGCCGTTGTTTTACGAATGTTGTTTTAA
- a CDS encoding TRAP transporter small permease subunit produces MKFLLKTGKLFDSINDWIGRVLCWLIVPLVLLTVMEVILRRFFDAPTIWSFEVLKQIYAVHFMAVAGYGLLHNSHVSVDIFTHMLGSKKKAAIEILGYLIFFFPFCIICVWQGFIFAKTSWKMFEHTWSVFAPPLYPIKTVILITFILLVLQGICEVIKRVFIIKDWKYD; encoded by the coding sequence ATGAAATTTTTATTGAAAACCGGCAAACTGTTCGACTCAATCAACGACTGGATAGGTCGCGTACTGTGCTGGCTGATTGTTCCCCTTGTCCTGCTCACCGTAATGGAAGTCATACTGCGACGTTTTTTTGATGCGCCTACCATATGGAGCTTTGAGGTTCTAAAGCAGATCTATGCCGTTCATTTTATGGCTGTTGCAGGTTACGGACTGCTTCACAATTCCCATGTATCCGTGGATATCTTCACCCATATGCTAGGCAGTAAAAAAAAAGCCGCCATTGAGATCCTGGGATATCTCATTTTCTTTTTTCCCTTCTGCATCATCTGTGTATGGCAGGGATTTATCTTCGCAAAAACCTCCTGGAAAATGTTTGAACACACCTGGAGTGTTTTTGCTCCCCCCCTATACCCCATAAAAACCGTTATCCTCATCACCTTTATTCTGCTCGTTCTCCAGGGGATATGTGAAGTCATCAAACGCGTCTTTATCATCAAGGATTGGAAATATGATTGA
- a CDS encoding sigma-54 interaction domain-containing protein, with amino-acid sequence MTEKRQTQVVLNQITVPEDQVELYLRIFDSIQNGIIITDPNGYITYLNRSYGRFLNIDPEQQIGRHCSEVIENSRMHIVGRTGRPELNQIQKINGITIVVERIPVKRAGRVIAVFGRVMFDDVKSVTKLAEKIDDLKTKVKCYERKLLALSSTRFTFDSILGKSDILVTLKEQAKAAAANSLPVLITGKSGTGKELFAQAIHSYSLRKRDPFVKINCAAIPKDLLESEFFGYDEGAFSGARKKGKPGKLELADGGTLFLDEIGDLALEMQPKILRAIEEREFERVGGIKVIQSDFRVIAATNRNLETMVKEKSFRSDLFYRLNVIPLHVPPLRERRCDILLLSEAFLIKIAAKTGRLNIKLGEKAKNCLSSYHWPGNVRELVNVLERTVANLNGDTIHAKDLPAHLHGKGKNLKKIPTLCLHDLQQTAEKLALKQALAETGNNKSRAARKLGIHRTLLYKKLKKHNIPLG; translated from the coding sequence ATGACTGAAAAAAGACAGACCCAGGTCGTTTTGAATCAGATTACCGTTCCAGAGGATCAGGTTGAGCTCTATCTTCGAATTTTTGACAGCATCCAGAACGGCATCATCATTACGGATCCCAACGGATACATCACCTACCTGAACCGTTCCTATGGAAGATTTCTCAACATTGATCCTGAACAGCAGATCGGCAGGCATTGTTCCGAGGTTATTGAAAACAGTAGAATGCACATCGTTGGAAGGACAGGCAGACCTGAACTTAATCAGATTCAAAAAATTAACGGCATAACCATCGTTGTGGAACGAATACCTGTAAAAAGAGCAGGCAGGGTGATCGCGGTTTTTGGGCGGGTCATGTTTGACGATGTAAAAAGCGTCACAAAACTTGCTGAAAAGATAGACGATCTGAAAACAAAGGTTAAATGTTATGAACGAAAACTGTTAGCCCTCTCCTCAACCCGTTTTACCTTTGACTCAATCCTGGGTAAAAGCGATATCCTCGTCACCCTCAAGGAGCAGGCAAAAGCTGCCGCCGCCAACAGCCTGCCAGTGCTGATAACCGGCAAAAGCGGTACGGGAAAAGAGCTGTTTGCCCAGGCAATCCACAGTTACAGCCTTAGAAAACGGGATCCATTTGTGAAAATCAACTGTGCTGCAATTCCAAAGGATTTGCTTGAATCAGAATTTTTCGGATATGATGAGGGAGCCTTTTCCGGTGCCCGAAAAAAAGGAAAACCGGGCAAGTTGGAACTTGCCGACGGGGGGACCCTTTTTCTGGATGAAATTGGCGATCTGGCACTGGAGATGCAGCCCAAAATCCTGCGAGCCATTGAAGAAAGAGAATTTGAAAGGGTGGGCGGAATCAAGGTGATACAATCGGATTTCAGGGTCATTGCGGCCACCAATCGAAACCTTGAAACCATGGTCAAAGAAAAATCATTCAGAAGCGATCTCTTTTATCGTCTCAACGTGATCCCCCTTCATGTACCCCCGTTACGGGAGAGACGCTGTGACATCTTGCTTTTGTCCGAAGCGTTTCTCATTAAAATAGCGGCAAAAACCGGCAGGTTAAATATCAAACTCGGAGAAAAAGCAAAAAATTGCCTGTCCAGTTACCACTGGCCGGGCAACGTCAGGGAACTTGTCAATGTACTGGAACGAACCGTCGCCAATCTCAATGGCGATACCATCCATGCCAAGGACCTGCCCGCTCACCTCCATGGAAAGGGAAAAAATCTAAAAAAAATACCGACATTGTGTCTCCATGATCTCCAGCAGACAGCTGAAAAGCTTGCCCTGAAGCAGGCATTGGCAGAAACTGGCAACAACAAGAGCAGGGCAGCCAGAAAGCTCGGCATCCATCGCACCCTGCTTTACAAAAAGCTTAAAAAACACAACATCCCCCTGGGCTAA
- a CDS encoding M20/M25/M40 family metallo-hydrolase translates to MINTKRLSQRFVMLAQTDSVSRQEAAVAEKLEKILTGLGGGVVFDNAGERVGGDCGNLVAKFKGTVDCEPLLLSGHMDTVEPGRGVKVIFKDGVFTSDGTTILGSDDKSALAIILEVMDVIRENKLPHPPIEVVFTICEEIGLLGAKNLDYSLLDSKIGYILDSTDTDGVVTRAPASTRFTINIHGRASHAGVAPELGINAICVAARAIDSLTLGRIDAETTCNIGKIQGGKATNIIPEFVSVDGEARSHDTQKLKTITDTMIKAFHDAARAFRQKGETLPRIEVMVDQDYPATHIPDDHEVVMLARKAAQNLGKKMEPKTIGGGADANIFFNKGIVAGVLGTGMTDVHTVKENIKLSDMVDTAEILLEIIAIKAGQGI, encoded by the coding sequence ATGATCAATACCAAGCGGTTGAGTCAGCGTTTTGTCATGCTTGCCCAGACAGATTCTGTGTCCAGGCAGGAGGCAGCCGTTGCTGAAAAACTTGAAAAAATATTAACGGGTTTAGGTGGTGGTGTGGTTTTTGACAATGCCGGAGAACGGGTTGGCGGCGATTGCGGAAACCTGGTTGCAAAGTTCAAGGGAACGGTTGATTGTGAACCCCTTTTGCTTTCGGGCCATATGGATACAGTTGAGCCGGGCAGGGGCGTCAAGGTCATTTTTAAGGATGGCGTGTTCACAAGTGATGGAACAACTATCCTTGGTTCCGACGATAAATCTGCCCTTGCCATTATTCTTGAAGTTATGGATGTGATCCGGGAAAATAAACTGCCCCATCCCCCCATTGAAGTGGTGTTCACCATCTGTGAGGAAATAGGACTCTTGGGGGCTAAAAACCTGGATTATTCCCTGTTGGATTCAAAGATCGGTTATATCCTTGATTCAACCGATACCGACGGGGTGGTGACCCGGGCACCGGCATCCACAAGATTTACCATTAACATCCATGGACGGGCTTCCCATGCGGGGGTCGCACCTGAACTGGGAATCAATGCCATTTGTGTTGCTGCAAGGGCCATTGATTCGTTGACCCTTGGCAGAATTGACGCTGAAACCACCTGTAATATCGGCAAAATTCAGGGGGGCAAGGCAACAAACATCATTCCTGAATTTGTAAGTGTGGACGGTGAGGCAAGAAGCCATGATACCCAAAAATTGAAAACCATAACCGACACGATGATCAAGGCCTTTCACGATGCAGCCCGTGCCTTTAGACAAAAGGGGGAAACCCTTCCCCGGATCGAGGTGATGGTTGATCAGGATTATCCTGCCACCCATATTCCCGATGACCACGAAGTGGTTATGCTCGCCCGAAAGGCGGCCCAGAACCTTGGAAAAAAGATGGAACCGAAAACCATTGGTGGCGGGGCAGATGCCAACATCTTTTTCAACAAAGGGATTGTGGCAGGCGTTCTTGGTACCGGCATGACGGATGTCCATACGGTAAAGGAAAACATCAAACTTTCAGATATGGTCGACACGGCTGAAATTCTTCTTGAAATAATTGCCATCAAAGCCGGGCAAGGGATATAA
- a CDS encoding TRAP transporter large permease codes for MIDISPELLTILMFSGLLIGLFMGHPLAFVLGGLAVVFGMLGWGPSIFYLFMNRIWGVMDNYVLLAIPLFVFMAQLLESSGVAGGLFKAMRYLLGPMPGGIGLTVVIVSTLFAACTGIVGASVVTMGLLALPMMLNYGYQKELSCGAISASGTLGILIPPSIMLVVMANQATISVGKLFAGAVFPGVILSGLYLIYIFIRCLLNPSLGPAISKEELAGVTYTQIFVMVMKSLVPPMVLVLGVLGSIFAGIATPTEASGVGAFLAFLMVVAYGKFSWQVLKNAAISTVKINTMVIFLLCGATCFTGVFLGIGGGEVVTRFVLGLGLGKWGVFWVMMAIVFILGMFIDWIGIVLICFPLFLPIAKELGFNPVWFVVMIAVNLQASFLTPPFGYALFYIKGVAPKDVTLMDIYRGIVPFVLLMIVGLILCAVFPEAVLWLPSLIVN; via the coding sequence ATGATTGATATAAGTCCTGAATTGCTCACCATTCTGATGTTTTCCGGCCTTTTGATCGGCTTGTTCATGGGGCACCCCCTTGCCTTTGTACTGGGTGGGCTTGCGGTTGTTTTCGGTATGCTTGGCTGGGGACCGTCCATTTTTTATCTGTTCATGAATCGCATCTGGGGCGTTATGGACAACTATGTTCTCCTTGCCATACCGCTTTTTGTGTTCATGGCCCAGTTGCTTGAGTCATCAGGGGTTGCAGGCGGACTTTTCAAGGCAATGCGCTATCTGCTAGGCCCAATGCCCGGAGGCATTGGCTTAACCGTTGTTATTGTGTCCACACTTTTTGCCGCCTGCACCGGCATTGTCGGCGCTTCGGTCGTGACAATGGGCCTTCTGGCATTGCCCATGATGCTCAACTATGGTTATCAAAAAGAACTCAGCTGCGGCGCAATCTCAGCTTCCGGAACCCTTGGCATCCTTATTCCGCCAAGCATCATGCTGGTCGTCATGGCAAACCAGGCAACCATCTCCGTTGGCAAACTCTTTGCCGGAGCTGTTTTTCCCGGGGTCATCCTCTCTGGACTTTACCTGATCTACATTTTTATCCGCTGCCTTTTAAATCCATCACTGGGGCCTGCCATAAGCAAAGAAGAACTAGCAGGGGTAACCTATACCCAGATATTTGTCATGGTAATGAAATCCCTGGTTCCGCCAATGGTTCTTGTACTCGGGGTTCTTGGCAGTATATTTGCCGGAATTGCAACCCCCACTGAGGCATCTGGTGTAGGGGCGTTTCTTGCCTTTTTAATGGTTGTGGCCTATGGTAAATTTTCATGGCAGGTGCTCAAAAATGCTGCCATCAGTACGGTCAAGATAAATACAATGGTCATCTTCTTGTTATGCGGTGCCACCTGTTTTACCGGTGTCTTTCTCGGAATCGGCGGTGGCGAGGTCGTGACAAGGTTCGTACTGGGACTCGGCCTTGGCAAATGGGGTGTTTTCTGGGTCATGATGGCCATTGTCTTTATCCTTGGCATGTTCATTGACTGGATCGGAATCGTGTTAATCTGCTTTCCTTTGTTCCTTCCCATTGCCAAAGAGCTTGGGTTTAATCCGGTCTGGTTTGTAGTGATGATCGCTGTGAACCTCCAGGCATCCTTTTTGACACCGCCTTTTGGATACGCTCTTTTTTACATCAAGGGGGTAGCTCCCAAGGATGTCACCCTCATGGATATTTACCGAGGTATTGTACCTTTTGTTCTGCTGATGATCGTTGGACTGATCCTGTGTGCTGTATTCCCAGAAGCGGTCCTGTGGCTGCCCTCTTTGATTGTGAATTGA